The Apostichopus japonicus isolate 1M-3 chromosome 3, ASM3797524v1, whole genome shotgun sequence region GTAAGAAATCGACTCCTAAAATCGGACCCGTGACCTCTGCAATGATGAAAACCCATCGGCATGTGCGCCGAAGGCCTAAGTCGAGCGTAAGAGAACGCATACCGTACGTTTTAATTGTAGACTTGTTGATAGCCTGTAACTCGAAACTACTGGGGCCGGATCTACGATCGTCATGACTAGGTGGAATAACACTAACTTCCGCGCCGGTGTCAATCAAAAATTTTCGATTTGATTGTTTGTCATACACATAAAACAAACGGCTTTTGGTGTTAGAGCCAGCAGAACTCGCCGCGTTTAGTTGCTGGCTTCGGTGTTTTCCGAACACGGCTGACGGCATTTTTGCGCTTTGTCGCCGTATGTGCGATGATACCAGCATATTTCGCTGGCTGCGGGGGAATCCCTGCGCTTGCGAGAACTGGAGCGGCTTCGGCTTTGCTGCCTATTAAGGCGCATTGACAGGTCCTCAAGCTGTCTCGAAAGACGCCCAACATGTTGCTCTAAACGCTGTATATTCGAAACTTCCGGCGTAGTGGTTGCTACAGCGTTCACAGTAGGTGTGGCTACTTCAAGTATTTTGTCGGCTAGCTCAGCGATCTGTTCTACCTTGACGTCCTCACTGCTAGAAGCAAGGACTAGTTGCACGTTCGTAGGTAGTCTCTGAAGAAATAGTTGTTTGAGGATCGATTCCTCGAGCTTTTTACCCCCT contains the following coding sequences:
- the LOC139965693 gene encoding uncharacterized protein; its protein translation is MSTESDVERTEKSMATVSIKLPPFWPGDPLLWFAQVEAQFATKRVTSQDTKYSYIVASLTPDIAQEVRDLLLSPPQADRYKTLKDTLIKRTAVSEQQRLQQLLNEVTLGDRKPSQLLRHMQQLLGGKKLEESILKQLFLQRLPTNVQLVLASSSEDVKVEQIAELADKILEVATPTVNAVATTTPEVSNIQRLEQHVGRLSRQLEDLSMRLNRQQSRSRSSSRKRRDSPAASEICWYHRTYGDKAQKCRQPCSENTEASN